AAGACCTTGCGGTTCAAATTTGTGTGAGGTGAAGTTGAGCAAAGTCATGTTCGCCTCTTCTACGGCTTGCAACATGGCATTTTTGATAAAGTCCATGTCGTTCAAGTTTTCAAAGCTGCAGCCGTACATGTCGACAGTAAGATGTTTTCCAATGATTTTCATTAAATACATCGCTCCTTATAAAAAAATTGAGGATGCTGCGCTGTGTACAAAATAAAATCGCGATTTCATCGAAAAAAGCGTGATTTTCAGGCCAAATTAGGGAAAAAATAGATTTATTAGATGTATTGTACAGTTTTTCATTATAAGACGAATAGCTGCGAATGTAAAGAGTAATTTTCTGAAAAAATAAAAGGAAAGAACGTTAGTGGAAAATGATTGGCGGAGAGTTTGGCAACAAAGAACAATTTTTCTTTATAGCAGGAGTTTAAAAGATTAACGGGAATAATAGGTTATGTGCATACATAGCAGGAGAAAGGATGGAAATGAGATGAAAACAAAACTGACGCAACTGTTGAACATACGATATCCTTTATTTCAAGGCGCGATGGCTTGGATTTCTGATGCAAAACTGGCAGCTGCCGTTTCAAATGCCGGCGGCGCAGGCATCATAGCAGCTGGCGGGCGCGATGTTGTTTGGATCAGAGAACAGATTCGCTTGGCGAAGACGTTGACCGATAAGCCGTTTGGCGTAAATGTCCAATTGATGGCGCCCAACCGGGATGAAGTTGTGGCGGCTATTTGTGAGGAAAAAGTCGCTTTTGTTACGCTGGGTGCGGGAAATCCCGTGCCGTATTTTGCAGCGTTTGCGGCCGCAGGAATAAAAAAGATACCGGTCGTTCCTAATGTTAAACTGGCAAAAAGAGTGGAAGCGGCGGGCGCCGATGCCATCGTGATTGAAGGGATGGAAGCGGGCGGTCATATCGGAGTGCTGACGACAATGGCGTTGATGACGCAGGTGATTCCGGAAGTGGCGCTGCCGGTTATCGTGGCGGGAGGCTTTGCCGACGGACGCGGCGTTGCGGCAGCTCTTTTGATGGGCGCAGC
This genomic stretch from Azotosporobacter soli harbors:
- a CDS encoding nitronate monooxygenase produces the protein MKTKLTQLLNIRYPLFQGAMAWISDAKLAAAVSNAGGAGIIAAGGRDVVWIREQIRLAKTLTDKPFGVNVQLMAPNRDEVVAAICEEKVAFVTLGAGNPVPYFAAFAAAGIKKIPVVPNVKLAKRVEAAGADAIVIEGMEAGGHIGVLTTMALMTQVIPEVALPVIVAGGFADGRGVAAALLMGAAGVQLGTRFLIAEECAVHPRFKEKILAAGDTDSVVTGLSMGHAVRGVKNPFTDKFLALERQHAPEEDLIQLATGSNRLAAVDGDVENGMVQAGQSLLPLRAIEPVQVIIDAIMAETVKVLHGASELTQD